Part of the Octopus bimaculoides isolate UCB-OBI-ISO-001 chromosome 18, ASM119413v2, whole genome shotgun sequence genome is shown below.
GTTTTGAGGATTCTATCTCCATTATAGCATACATGGCATAATAAGATAGACAGCATACATTTTGATTTGTAAAAACCTGTTCCCACTTGTTTGCAGAACAAGTGCTGTGCATCCATTATCTAATAAGATATAATGAAgtcatctctcactctctagctccccccttctctctctcatatgtacataaacactgATAAATGCCTGGCGTTTGATGTCTATAGTACACTGTTGCTGACTCATGCATGTTAGAACCCACAAACCCTTTTCTAACCTCAGCAGTTTCTGTGAATATTGCTAAAATCCTTTCGAAtgtaggcacaaagtctgaaattttagaggaggggtgAGTTGATCACTTCGACTCCATagagaatggaaagcaaaattgacctcaacatCATTTGAACTCAcgatgtaaagccagaagaagtgctaatgattctgtcacctTGTCACCCTTGAATGGTATTAAAATAACTTATCAGAATCATCAGCTAACACTTACAAGATACAGAATATGACATAGCCATAGcagtaaatgaagtaaaatggtATCCAGGTTCAGTTTTATGTGCCGTATTTGTCAACATATAAAATGCATTTTCACATAAGATGTATCCCTACTTTACAAGTGTATTTTGTGGAAAAAACCCCAAATTTAACCCTttgacattcagattattctgtcaaatgtaatgcttatttattcatattatttatattatattattcatattattcatattattttgcatttaatcatgcactatctcatagctttgagatttcaattatgtgattgtttgattttagaatgacattgtagggcaggtgtaagGGGTAAAATCTGGCTGgctttaatgtaaaataaatagaatatatgagctggatatggccagtttgaatgctaaaaattAACgtttcattatacacacacacacacacacaatatcccATCTATAATATGGTTGCATGAGACACATGACAATTTTTGTGGCATTTATGCATCAGAAAAGTGCATTTTGTACACTAGCATATACTGTAAACAAGATAATACCTAGTATACACTATAATATAGTCATAATAACACATTGAGAAGAATGGTCATAGTGGTTGTTTTTCATTTAGTCCCACATGAAACCCTAATTGAACAACCctaagatcaaaggcattccaaccatgactaacttgttcttctttttcttgtttaagaTAGTTGGATGTGATAGGAGTGATATTTTGcggctatttttagcaggtcgaatgACCATGTACAGACTTTGTCCTTGGCTCATATGTAGAATAGTATTTAGCTCTAGAAtgacaacatatatttttttgtgaccaggattatattaataataataataataataataataataataaataatggtttcaaattttggtacaatgccagcaattttgggggaggggttaagtcgattaaatcaaccccagtgctcagtccagaacatgaagacagacaaaataccactaaacattttgcacagagtgctaatgattctgccaggttgccaaCTTCGACcaggataatattaataataataataatcctttctactaaaggcacaaggcctgaaattttgggggaagggactagttgattacattgacttaagtgtttcactggtactcaatatATTGAccaccgaaaggacgaaaggcaaagttgaccttggtggaatttgaactcagaacataaagattgatgaaatgccgaaaagcattttgcccagcatgctaatgattctgccagctcgctgccttaataataataataataataataataataataataatagtaatagtaatagtaataataataataataataataataataataataataatggttccaaatatTGGCatagggccagcagtttttgaggggtaggggaagtcaattacattgaccccagaacagTGTATCTTAGTGGCATtataactcagaacatagaacAAGAAGAAATGTTACTAAGTATCTTATTCAGTGTGATAATGACTCTACCAGTTTGCTGCCTATTTAATAATAGATAGAATTCTTTTTCCTGTAGGCATAAAGCTTGAAATATTGGGGAGGATGCtgttcaattacattgaccccagtgcttgattaataatggcaataataatggtttctaagaTAGATAAAAGGCCATGAAGTTAATGGATTGGTAGAGCCATTAAAGTGTCTGATAAAACCTACAATaaccataataatcctttctactataggcacaagacctgaaattttgggggagagaactagtcgattacaccaaccccagtgtttcactggtacttaatctatcaaccctgaaatgatgaaaggcgaagtcaacctcagcagaactggaactcagaacgtaaaaacatgaaatgccatgaagcattttgcccagcatgctaacagttctgccagctcaccgccttacaataatcataataataattatggtttctaaTTAAGGtgcaaggctaacaattttgaggggagagggtaagttaATACAGTTGACTACAGTACTTCAACGATGCTTAGGGTCAataaaaggcaaaggtgaccgtggcaggatttgaactcaggatgtaaagaagaaagaacaaatacCCCAAGGCATTTTTTCCCtcatgctctaatgattctgccagcttgctgcgttaaacaatgatgatgatgatttcttttatgataatattaataagggTTTCTTTTGCTAGTCACAATCAACCAAGACATTAAGGACAATACAAAGTCAAGAAATAAATCACAAAATGTGAGGTTTACATCAAGTAAAAAGaagtcaacaaaaacaaaacatataacaataaaaattcaacAAGACAATTCCTCCAATAGTGGGGAAGTTCCCCTAGGATAATTTGTGGGGAAACCCCTCACCAAAGCATTCCCCTAGTTTTCTTCTCTACTTAGAATATTCAAAGTGAGCCCAATCTgtctcaccagtcttgccactCTCACCTACCTTGCATTGAACACACTAGAAAGCAAtgccaccttcttcttcttcaaatggTCTTTGAATAAGTTGACAAGAACTTGACCAGAAAGGAAAACACTGGTCTTCAAACCTTTCAGATGAACCTACAACACAACTTCTAATACAAGCCCTTCAAGTAGAGAAAGACCGACAACCCTTATCTGCTAAAGGAAAGTGGCATGCCAGTTTTTACTCTAGACTCAGTAAGATGGGTAGATTCGTCCTACACATGACAGCTGCTGTTTGACACAAGCCTGCAACTCAGTAATGCACAAACATTGAATGAtagcatgcagaatggtttcatcaCCCTGCATGCATCTTGGACAAGTCAGCTGTTAGTATTTTCTTACCTGCAGAGTTGTACTGCCATGACAAAGACTTTTGAAAGGTATCTTAATCCTTAATCTCTAATTTGAAAGTCCTCCAAAAGATACTCTTAAACTCTTCTTGTCGGTGCCTAGAGTCATTTCCAGGCCAGGCTAGGCCGTTGTTGTTTATACCTTTCTCTAATCTGCTATAAAATATGAGAGCTGTTGTCCCTACTGATGGGATTGTTTAACTGGTAGAGTGCTATGAGTGCCTGGCAACATTCTCGATGCCAGCCACCCAACCTTGGTCTTCACTAAACCAGTAGTTGCAGCGCAGACAAAGGAAAGAGCTATGAAAAGATGTGTCATatgaaaatcacacacacacacacacacagcaatttgcccttattttcattgttgtcattgtcatcacaatgttcaaaatatttttgcagaTTTGTCAGCAGCAGTGATTGCTTGTGCATCATCAGTGATTTCCTTGTTAAAACACCACAGACAGATGGTGCTGGTAGTTGAAGGATCTCCTGACCAACAGAACTTGTCCCttctaaaagaaatagaaaagcatGCACCCTAGTCTGGTCAGATGTTTCTTGGGCAAGGTAAAATGGTCACCAACAAGATGATGCAGACAATACCCTCTTCTTTCTGTCCTTTCATAGACAACTTCCTCTCAACCCATTTCTGAGAGAGATCGGCCACCTTCTTCATAACCTCGTCCCAATTCCTATCCACCTGAAGGTCCAGTCTAAACCAGGTTCCATTTATTATGACCAGTGCTTTGGTTATAGCAACTAAAATCATTGCTGGTTAGCATAGGATTACCTTCCCAGGTACAAGGTTGCAAGCCCTGCAACTTGTCCCGGTTCATGTGAGCTCCGATACACTTCCCTCTTCTAGTATGGTAGTGGCTGCTTCTAAGAATGATTTCACACATTTTGGGAAAGATTCAGTAGATTTGGTTAATGTCAGTGCttgattgtaatatttattttagtgatctctgaaggacgaaagacaaagtcaaccatgcCAGGATTTGAAAACAAACCATAAAAGTGAAATACTGTAAAATTATGCCTGACATTCCAGCATTTCTacaaccccagtgtttgacttatacttattttatcaacctcaaaagaatgaaaggtaaagtcaaccttggcagcatttgaacgcaggacataaagttggaagaaatgccactcagcattttgtcctgcatgctaacaaCGCTGCTAACCCACtgcctcagtagtagtagtaataataataataataataataataacaatcctttctactataggcacaaggcctagaattttAGGGAAAggaactaatcgattacatcggccctagtacacaactggtccCTGAAAggccgaaaggcaaagtcgacctcagcagaatttgaactcggaatgtagcgatgggtaaaatactgctaagaattttgtccagtgtactaatgattctatcaacttgccaccttaataataataataataataataataataataataataataattctttctactggaagtaccTGGTCAgtgcatcactggtacttaatttattgaccttgaaaggatgaaaggtgaagtcaaccccggtggtatttgaactcagaatgtgaagacagacggaataccactaagcatttcacctggtgtgctaatgattctgtcagctcgccaccttaataataataataataataataataataataataatttcttttattggccacaagagctagacacttgtccaaggtgccatgccatggaattgaacccagaaccatatggttgggaagcaaacttcttacaatacGGCCACAATAATATTTGTTAACCATGGTAAcaaaacacaacagaatatacaaGAGAAACcatttattgtaatattatttatatattatacataacaataaatataacatatgtgATATGTGTACAGTATCGTTCCTCAAATATAAAAACCcccaaaatataattatttacttttttatttaatcaatttttgTAAGCTCAGTaatttgagatttttttcttaaaaagaaatCATTGTATATCTTTATAGTCATGGtttttttggggttatttttttttaccctgttttaacagaaaaataaataaattcatctgATATCCTGCAAtataacataacaaaataaataaaccatgATACCATAGCATATGATATTTCCACTGAAACACCATCAAAGAATGATTTCTTCAACACTGTCCATGGAATTGTCTAAAGAGTCCAATGTTGACCTCTTCTCAAACCTATTCATTTGCTGACGAGATGGCAACAGCTTTGTGGAATGTTTCTCATTGTTTCTGCTGTCATTTCTCAACACATTGCTGACATCCCAAACATCTGGTTCTGAAGAGCCAATGTGGTTTGAGTCCCCATCACTATACTTAAAACCTAAAAAGTCTCCATTGCTTGGCAGATTGTCTTGGGGAGTGTCTTCAAGTAGCTCTTTGAAAATACTGTTCTTGTTCTTTCCAATTGACTTTTGGTGCCATTTAGCATCATTGGCATCTCCATTTCTTCCTTGAAACTCATTCATAGGTTTGTAAGAAGCCAACGATATATCTTGTGCCAAAAAATCATCAATGGATTTGTCCTTTAAAAgcaataaatcatttttaatatctaagGGTGCCGTGACTTTTTCTGAGAATCCATTTAATGTTAATGGAGAATTTCTTCTATTAGAGTTATGTTCATTCACTGGACGACCCTGGTGAAGGTTCTCAGTCTTCTGTGAGAATGAATAATGTGTTTTATTATCAGCTTTAGTTGACACATTTTCATTGGAGAACATGCTATCAGACTTCAAAGGCATTTCAGGATTATCATCAATTTCTTTTAACTTTGCCAGCAGTAAATCCTTCTTTCTAcgttcctcatcttgtttctgttttaattCTGCCATTTCCCTATCACTGTAGACCTGTTTCAGTTCTTCAGGTGCCTTCTTTGGTATTGATTCCTTTGGTTTTGTTTCTTCAATCTTTTCTAACTTGTAACCCAAATCATCATTTACACTTATCTTCTCTGTTTCCTTTCGCTTTTCCATCTGTTTGTTATCTGTATTCATCTGTTCAGCTATATCTGGCTCTTGCTCATAGCTGTCAGCTGTAAACTTCATTTCCTTCTTCTCCCACTCCTTGCTCTCTTCTTGTGTTTTTTCTGGAATTTTCTCTGTGTGGCCATGCTTTTCAGACAGCAATACTTTTGTATTGAATGCTTTACTCAGATGgttaatattttgtacattttttatATCTCCTGAATTCTGAGCAGTGGAAGAATTCTTCATTGCCAGCTTCTCTTGTGCCCTTTTCTGTGAGACAAGCAgaagtagaaatattttaaaacacagACAAATGGAATGAATGAATACAAGGTTTCTGAGAAACTGAAATAAAGCAAGTGAGAATCAAAGGGCCTGACAGCCATATTAAGCGGGGGGTGGCTACTCTAGGATGGACATTAATGGTATACTTTGAGTGCTGAA
Proteins encoded:
- the LOC106881953 gene encoding uncharacterized protein LOC106881953, with translation MTPPFHRIKKYEELRRQKELKRAQEKLAMKNSSTAQNSGDIKNVQNINHLSKAFNTKVLLSEKHGHTEKIPEKTQEESKEWEKKEMKFTADSYEQEPDIAEQMNTDNKQMEKRKETEKISVNDDLGYKLEKIEETKPKESIPKKAPEELKQVYSDREMAELKQKQDEERRKKDLLLAKLKEIDDNPEMPLKSDSMFSNENVSTKADNKTHYSFSQKTENLHQGRPVNEHNSNRRNSPLTLNGFSEKVTAPLDIKNDLLLLKDKSIDDFLAQDISLASYKPMNEFQGRNGDANDAKWHQKSIGKNKNSIFKELLEDTPQDNLPSNGDFLGFKYSDGDSNHIGSSEPDVWDVSNVLRNDSRNNEKHSTKLLPSRQQMNRFEKRSTLDSLDNSMDSVEEIIL